In the genome of Lysobacter sp. 5GHs7-4, the window GCTGGCGCGCACGCGCGCATTGGAAGACGTCGAAAAGCGCCTGGTCGCCGCTTGCGAGGCCGACGCCGGCTTCCGCTGCCGCCTCTACAGCTTCTCCGGCGGCAACGTCTACCGCCTGTTCCGCAACCTCGAAATCAAGGACGTGCGCCTGGTCTACGCGCCGCCCGGCAGCGTCGGCAACTACGGCGGCGAAGTCGACAACTGGATGTGGCCGCGCCACACCGGCGACTTCTCGTTCTACCGCGCCTACGTCGGCAAGGACGGCAAGCCCGCCGCCTACGCCGCCGACAATGTGCCCTACCAGCCCAAGCATTGGCTGAAGATGGCCACCGCGCCGCTGGGCGCGGGCGACTTCGTCATGGTCGCCGGCTACCCCGGTTCGACCAGCCGCTACGCGCTGGCCGAGGACTTCGACAACACCGCGCAGTGGACCTATCCCACCGTCGGCGGCCACTACAAGAAACTGGTCGCGATGGTCCAGGCCGAGGGCGCCAAGAACCCCGACATCGCGGTTAAGTACGCCAGCACCGTGCGCGGCTGGCAGAACGCGATGAAGAACTACGACGGCCAGCTCGACGGCTTCCAGCGCATCGGCGCCAGCGAGAAAAAGCACGCCGAGGACACCGCGGTACTCGACTGGCTGCGCAAGCAGGGCGCCAAGGGCGAGGCCGCGCTGGCCGCGCACGAAACCCTGGTGCAGATCGGCGATCAGGCCCGCGCCAACCGCGAGCGCGACCTGGTCTTCAGTCAGTTGCGCAACACCGGCGCGATCGGCGCCGCCTTGCAGCTGTACCGCCTGTCGATCGAGCGCGCCAAGCCCGATCCCGCGCGCGAGCAGGGTTACCAGCAGCGCGACCTGCCTTCGTTCGAGGGCGCGATGAAGCAGATGGAGCGCCGCTACGATCCGAAGATGGATCGCCAGCTGCAGGCCTACTGGCTGGGCGAATACCTCAAGCTGCCGGCCGCGCAGCGCATCGCCGCGCTGGACAAGTGGCTGGGCGGTTCCGACGACAAGGCGGTCAAGCGCGCGCTGGACAAGCTGGCCAAGACCAAGCTGGGCAGCACCGAACAGCGCATGAGCCTGATGCAGGCCGACCGCGCCGCGTTCGACAAGAGCAAGGATCCGGCGATCCAGTTGGCGGTGGCGATCATGCCGACCGTGCTCAAGCTGGAGGAGGAGGGCAAGACCCGCGCCGGCGATACCCTGGTCGCGCGCCCGATCTACCTGCAGGCGGTGGCCGACTACAAGAAGAGCAAGGGCCAGTTCGTGTACCCGGACGCCAACTCCTCGCTGCGCATCACCTTCGGCAACGTCATGGGCTACACCAAGACTGACGGCAGCAAGCAGGTGCCGTTCACCAAGCTGGAGGAAGTCGCGGCCAAGGCCACCGGCGCCGATCCCTTCGACGCGCCCAAGAGCCTGCTCGACGCGATCGCCGCCAAGCGCTACGGCGGCCTGACCGACAAGCGCCTGGGCACGGTGCCGGTGAACTTCCTGTCCAACCTGGACATCACCGGCGGCAATTCCGGCTCGCCCGTGCTGGACGGCAGCGGCAAGCTGGTCGGCCTGGCCTTCGACGGCAACTGGGAATCGGTGAGCTCCAACTGGGTGTTCGACCCGACCATGACCCGCATGATCGCGGTCGATCAGCGCTACATGCGCTGGATCATGCAGGAGGTCTACCCGGCGCCGCAGTTGCTGCAGGAGTTGAACGTCGCGCCGAAGTAAGGCGCGACACGGCAAGCAACAGAACGAAGGCCGGTCGATGACCGGCCTTCGTTTTTTCGTGCTGGTTTAGCGGGATGCTTTCTGTGGGAGCGGCGTGAGCCGCGATCGCGAATCCCGCGACGCCGCAAACGAAGAGGCCGGGCATCGCCCGGCCTCTCCTGCATCGCGATGCGATAGCCGATCAATCGCCCGGGCAGAACGCATGCCCCGAGCTGTACCGCGAGGTCAGCACGCCGGACTGGTAGTAGGTGCCGTCGCAGTCCATCGACGACTCGCCGACGACGTTGCCGCTGGCATCGAAGTAGACGTAGAACTCGCCGATTTCGTCGGCGATGGGCGGGCGGGCGAGGGCGGCGGTGGCGTAGACGGCCAGGGCCAGGCCCAGGCCGATGACGATGCGCTTGCGCATGAAGAACTCTCCTTGGCTGCGGCGCCGCCGGCATGCTGCGCGGCCGGCGCCGTAATGGCTGTGGTGGTGGGCTGGGCGCACGCGCTAGGCGACGTGCGCGGATCGCGATGGGATCAGCGCGGATCGGGGTCGCAAAGGAAATAGCCGTCCGCGTAATTCTTGGTGAACTTGCCCCAGGACGTGTGGGTGCCGTAGCAGTCGATGGCCTGATAGCCGACCACCGCGCCGTTGGCGTCGTAGTAGTAATAGAACTGGCCCGGGCCGGTCGGGCCCACCGCGGCGATCGCCGCGCCCATGGTCGCCGCGGCCAGCAAGCCGAGGGTCCAGGCGGTCTTCTTTCG includes:
- a CDS encoding S46 family peptidase codes for the protein MAMTGTFAIGAGLAHAGEGMWVPQQLPEIAGPLKKAGLKLNAKQLADLTGDPMGAVVSLGGCTASFVSPKGLVVTNHHCAYGAIQLNSTPEKNLMRDGFNAATPGQEVSAGPNARIYALDSIQDVTAEVKAAIAAAPDALARTRALEDVEKRLVAACEADAGFRCRLYSFSGGNVYRLFRNLEIKDVRLVYAPPGSVGNYGGEVDNWMWPRHTGDFSFYRAYVGKDGKPAAYAADNVPYQPKHWLKMATAPLGAGDFVMVAGYPGSTSRYALAEDFDNTAQWTYPTVGGHYKKLVAMVQAEGAKNPDIAVKYASTVRGWQNAMKNYDGQLDGFQRIGASEKKHAEDTAVLDWLRKQGAKGEAALAAHETLVQIGDQARANRERDLVFSQLRNTGAIGAALQLYRLSIERAKPDPAREQGYQQRDLPSFEGAMKQMERRYDPKMDRQLQAYWLGEYLKLPAAQRIAALDKWLGGSDDKAVKRALDKLAKTKLGSTEQRMSLMQADRAAFDKSKDPAIQLAVAIMPTVLKLEEEGKTRAGDTLVARPIYLQAVADYKKSKGQFVYPDANSSLRITFGNVMGYTKTDGSKQVPFTKLEEVAAKATGADPFDAPKSLLDAIAAKRYGGLTDKRLGTVPVNFLSNLDITGGNSGSPVLDGSGKLVGLAFDGNWESVSSNWVFDPTMTRMIAVDQRYMRWIMQEVYPAPQLLQELNVAPK
- a CDS encoding DUF6289 family protein; translation: MRKRIVIGLGLALAVYATAALARPPIADEIGEFYVYFDASGNVVGESSMDCDGTYYQSGVLTSRYSSGHAFCPGD
- a CDS encoding DUF6289 family protein, with amino-acid sequence MRKKTAWTLGLLAAATMGAAIAAVGPTGPGQFYYYYDANGAVVGYQAIDCYGTHTSWGKFTKNYADGYFLCDPDPR